A genomic segment from Gracilinanus agilis isolate LMUSP501 chromosome 1, AgileGrace, whole genome shotgun sequence encodes:
- the LOC123230589 gene encoding protein FAM228B-like — protein MATLGPGTLLIHDFLAVFTVASRPLKPRASYEFLDVSGLAKDDIDAAVKTILCRENYVIKEVDKYLQHQDFLNERRREMLHKRWVENVACPLQQKIIDKVGSPRDIEKRKRLELDDYLKFKNAMGYVSLETYDSKTYDPFYMMNKDPYYLKVMVPPFLDPLLKAQRDRDQENRVLLQCERGKTYTLKMFRDTEKAELLARLPQSSLTRQNIGPNDWLAISAGYVESDLCKKSRLKVKVDRNRISWALRKAFYPSEAESEEEETVKMAHESLDCFEAQLLFLSWESQHPPSSRKARSERLGKGELVWLVVASTAHATDEAPPPASSLRLPTAGCGISWCLHSLPGSGQEASLSSQDSTPSRNYWADSAGTSEARRAAARGTTCRWKSLPEFSAL, from the exons ATGGCTACTCTGGGCCCAGGCACTCTCCTGATTCATGATTTTCTGGCCGTCTTTACTGTTGCGTCCAGACCCCTGAAGCCACGAGCCTCCTATGAATTTCTGGATGTCTCT GGCTTGGCCAAGGATGACATCGATGCTGCTGTCAAGACCATCCTGTGCCGAGAAAACTACGTCATAAAG GAAGTAGACAAGTATCTGCAGCACCAAgactttttaaatgaaagaaggagagagatgcTGCACAAGAGATGGGTTGAGAACGTTGCCTGTCCTCTCCAGCAGAAAATCATTGACAAAGTCGGTTCCCCCAGGGATATTGAAAAGAGGAAGCGCCTGGAGCTGGATGACTACTTGAAGTTCAAGAATGCCATG gGTTATGTATCTTTAGAAACCTACGATTCTAAGACATATGATCCCTTTTACATGATGAATAAGGACCCGTATTATTTAAAG GTCATGGTTCCACCGTTCCTTGATCCTCTGTTAAAAGCCCAACGAGACCGGGACCAGGAGAACAGAGTGCTCCTTCAGTGTGAGAGAG GAAAAACATACACGCTGAAGATGTTCAGAGACACCGAGAAAGCTGAACTGCTGGCCAGGCTGCCCCAGTCATCCCTCACCCGGCAGAACATAGGCCCCAACGATTGGCTCGCCATCTCTGCTGGCTACGTGGAAAGTGACCTTTGTAAAAAGTCCAG GTTAAAAGTGAAAGTGGATCGTAACCGGATCAGCTGGGCCTTGAGAAAGGCTTTCTACCCTTCCGAAGCGGAGTCCGAAGAAGAGGAGACCGTCAAAATGGCCCA TGAATCGTTGGACTGTTTTGAGGCTCAGCTTCTTTTCCTGTCGTGGGAATCCCAGCACCCGCCCTCCTCGAGGAAGGCCCGTTCAGAGCGCCTAGGGAAGGGGGAGTTGGTGTGGTTAG TCGTGGCCAGCACAGCTCACGCCACGGATGAGGCACCGCCGCCCGCGTCCTCTCTGCGGCTTCCTACTGCTGGATGTGGCATCTCGTGGTGCCTCCATTCTCTCCCCGGCAGTGGTCAGGAGGCCTCCCTCAGCTCTCAAGACAGCACCCCGA GTCGCAATTACTGGGCTGACTCTGCGGGCACATCCGAAGCTCGCAGGGCCGCCGCTAGGGGCACCACCTGCCGCTGGAAAAGCCTCCCGGAATTCAGCGCCCTCTAA